One window from the genome of bacterium encodes:
- a CDS encoding aspartate aminotransferase family protein, with the protein MPDNETTLKTSATSTAAQGTTSAPAMTPVEQQALEHIWIHTARWLDLAERDGLRVLVRGDGCHLWDARGRKYLDSLAGLYVVNVGHGRKEIGEAMARQAGELAYVSAASYTSLPAVQLGDVLAGLTPGDLNRFFFCSGGSEAVETAMKIAKQIQAMRGFPKRYKIIARLGGYHGATFGALSVTSSRNETYFGPFMHGVSFVPSPDRYRPRFGLSGEAEDLACADAIDYEIRAQGPETVAAVLGEPVSAANATHVPSPRYWQRVREICDKHGVLLICDEVINGFGRTGTMFATEQFGIVPDLMTMAKGLSSGYAPIGAVAVTDHLYAEFKQKDVGLAHLLTFGGQAVSCAAALANLDIIRRENLPRRCAELSPYLKERLETLRAHPTVGDVRGIGLLYAVELVQNKQTKEPFGWGPAAAAHPFSRRLVAAMDERGLFGRVFMSIQISPPLVITREEIDRMVSIIDESLTVAEREFGFV; encoded by the coding sequence ATGCCCGACAACGAGACGACCCTGAAGACCTCCGCGACATCCACGGCGGCACAGGGAACCACGTCCGCGCCGGCGATGACGCCGGTCGAACAGCAGGCGCTCGAGCACATCTGGATCCACACCGCGCGGTGGCTCGACCTTGCCGAGCGGGATGGGCTGCGGGTGCTGGTCCGCGGCGACGGCTGCCACCTCTGGGACGCCCGCGGCCGCAAGTACCTCGACAGCCTCGCCGGGCTCTACGTGGTCAACGTGGGCCACGGCCGGAAAGAGATCGGCGAGGCGATGGCCCGCCAGGCCGGAGAGCTGGCCTACGTCTCGGCCGCGTCCTACACGAGCCTTCCCGCGGTGCAGTTGGGCGACGTGCTGGCGGGGCTGACGCCCGGCGACCTCAACCGGTTTTTCTTCTGCTCCGGGGGGTCCGAGGCCGTCGAGACGGCGATGAAGATCGCCAAGCAGATCCAGGCGATGCGCGGGTTCCCGAAGCGCTACAAGATCATCGCGCGGCTCGGCGGTTACCACGGCGCGACCTTCGGCGCGTTGAGCGTGACGTCGTCCCGCAACGAGACGTACTTCGGGCCCTTCATGCACGGCGTGTCGTTTGTGCCGTCGCCCGACCGCTACCGGCCGCGGTTCGGTCTCAGCGGCGAGGCGGAGGACCTGGCCTGCGCGGACGCGATCGACTACGAGATCCGGGCGCAGGGACCGGAGACCGTCGCCGCGGTGCTCGGCGAGCCGGTCTCGGCCGCCAACGCCACCCACGTGCCGTCGCCGCGCTATTGGCAGCGGGTGCGGGAGATCTGCGACAAGCACGGGGTGCTGCTGATCTGCGACGAGGTCATCAACGGCTTCGGCCGCACGGGTACGATGTTTGCGACGGAGCAATTCGGCATCGTACCGGACCTCATGACGATGGCCAAGGGCCTGTCCTCCGGCTACGCGCCGATCGGCGCCGTCGCGGTGACCGACCACCTGTACGCGGAGTTCAAGCAGAAGGACGTCGGCCTCGCGCACCTGCTGACGTTCGGCGGACAGGCCGTGTCGTGTGCCGCGGCCCTGGCGAACCTCGACATCATCCGGCGCGAGAACCTGCCGCGCCGGTGCGCCGAACTGAGCCCATACTTGAAAGAGCGCCTCGAAACCCTGCGCGCGCACCCGACCGTCGGCGACGTTCGGGGCATCGGCCTGCTCTACGCGGTCGAGCTGGTGCAGAACAAGCAGACCAAGGAACCGTTCGGCTGGGGCCCCGCCGCCGCGGCGCACCCGTTCAGCCGGCGGCTCGTGGCCGCGATGGACGAGCGCGGGCTGTTCGGTCGCGTGTTCATGTCGATTCAGATCTCGCCGCCGCTCGTCATCACGCGTGAGGAGATCGACCGGATGGTCTCGATCATTGACGAGAGCCTGACGGTGGCGGAGCGCGAGTTCGGGTTCGTCTAG